A genomic region of Sulfobacillus acidophilus DSM 10332 contains the following coding sequences:
- a CDS encoding molybdopterin adenylyltransferase (PFAM: Probable molybdopterin binding domain~TIGRFAM: molybdenum cofactor synthesis domain~COGs: COG0521 Molybdopterin biosynthesis protein~InterPro IPR001453:IPR020817~KEGG: mta:Moth_2132 molybdopterin adenylyltransferase~PFAM: Molybdopterin binding~SPTR: Molybdopterin adenylyltransferase;~TIGRFAM: Molybdenum cofactor synthesis), translating to MRTIAVLTSSDASYQAIRADTSGTLLQRLAGAIGTVVAYRVLPDEADQLISQMREWVDQGIHLILTTGGTGLGPRDVMPEATRAVIDREIPGIPEAMRQASLAHTPFGMISRAVAGLARTTLIINFPGSPKAIEQLWPVVLPILPHALDVSQGKTQHEK from the coding sequence ATGCGGACTATTGCGGTGCTGACATCCAGTGACGCCTCCTATCAGGCGATACGGGCCGATACGTCGGGGACGCTTTTGCAACGGTTGGCCGGTGCGATCGGCACCGTCGTCGCGTATCGCGTCTTGCCGGATGAAGCCGATCAACTGATTTCGCAAATGAGGGAATGGGTGGACCAAGGCATTCACCTCATTCTCACCACCGGAGGGACGGGTTTGGGCCCGCGGGATGTGATGCCGGAGGCGACGCGGGCGGTCATTGACCGAGAAATTCCCGGCATTCCGGAAGCCATGCGGCAGGCTTCTTTAGCGCATACTCCGTTTGGGATGATTTCACGGGCGGTGGCCGGATTGGCCCGTACGACGCTTATAATTAATTTTCCGGGATCCCCTAAAGCCATCGAGCAGTTGTGGCCCGTCGTGCTCCCCATCTTGCCGCATGCGCTGGACGTCTCACAAGGAAAGACGCAACATGAAAAGTGA
- a CDS encoding phosphoribosylformylglycinamidine synthase, purS (PFAM: Phosphoribosylformylglycinamidine (FGAM) synthase~TIGRFAM: phosphoribosylformylglycinamidine synthase, purS protein~COGs: COG1828 Phosphoribosylformylglycinamidine (FGAM) synthase PurS component~InterPro IPR003850~KEGG: cya:CYA_0648 phosphoribosylformylglycinamidine synthase, PurS protein~PFAM: Phosphoribosylformylglycinamidine synthetase, PurS subunit~SPTR: Phosphoribosylformylglycinamidine synthase, PurS protein;~TIGRFAM: Phosphoribosylformylglycinamidine synthetase, PurS subunit) — MARFRLQVQVMPKPEILDPAGEATLSVLQRLGYPVSGVRIGKHIVVEIEAPDADEARELGQQMARRLLANPVMEHFGIEVDPV; from the coding sequence ATGGCACGATTTCGGCTGCAGGTCCAAGTTATGCCCAAACCGGAAATTTTAGATCCCGCGGGCGAAGCGACCCTTTCGGTGCTGCAGCGGTTAGGGTATCCGGTAAGCGGCGTGCGGATCGGCAAACACATCGTTGTGGAAATTGAGGCGCCGGATGCCGACGAAGCGCGCGAACTGGGGCAACAAATGGCCCGCCGGCTCTTGGCCAACCCGGTGATGGAGCATTTCGGGATTGAGGTGGACCCGGTATGA
- a CDS encoding 60 kDa chaperonin (PFAM: TCP-1/cpn60 chaperonin family~TIGRFAM: chaperonin GroL~COGs: COG0459 Chaperonin GroEL (HSP60 family)~HAMAP: 60 kDa chaperonin~InterPro IPR002423:IPR001844~KEGG: bts:Btus_0232 chaperonin GroEL~PFAM: Chaperonin Cpn60/TCP-1~SPTR: 60 kDa chaperonin;~TIGRFAM: Chaperonin Cpn60) translates to MAKQMIYEEEARRALERGVDKLANAVKVTLGPKGRNVVLEKKFGAPLITNDGVTIAREIELEDPFEAMGAQLVKEVATKTQDVAGDGTTTATVLAQAMIHEGLKNVTAGANPMGIKRGIELAVNTAVAEIKKIAKPIEGKEAITQVASISANDAEIGRLIAEAMEKVGADGVITVEESKTTGTTLETVEGMQFDRGYISPYMVTDTEKMEAVLSDPYILITDRKISAIQDLLPVLEKIVQRGKPLVIIAEDVEGEALATLVVNKLRGTLTAVAVKAPGFGDRRKAMLEDIAILTGGQVISEDIGLKLENVTLDMLGQARQVKVAKEETTIVDGRGKDEEIKKRIQVIKKQIEDTTSDYDREKLQERLAKLSGGVAVIQVGAATEVELKEKKLRIEDALSATRAAVEEGIVPGGGTALLRAIPALEALNVEGDDKIGVNIVRRALEEPIRQIAHNAGLEGSVIVEMVKKESGTMGYDAANNRVVDMVQAGIVDPAKVTRSTLQNAASIAAMLLTTEALVADKPEKKEPMPNMGGGMNDMMM, encoded by the coding sequence ATGGCGAAGCAGATGATTTACGAAGAAGAAGCGCGTCGCGCCCTCGAACGGGGGGTTGACAAGCTGGCCAACGCCGTGAAGGTGACCTTGGGACCCAAGGGACGCAATGTCGTATTGGAGAAGAAGTTTGGCGCGCCGTTAATTACCAATGACGGGGTGACGATTGCCCGGGAAATCGAATTGGAAGATCCCTTTGAAGCCATGGGGGCGCAGCTGGTTAAGGAAGTGGCGACCAAAACCCAGGATGTTGCGGGTGACGGCACCACCACGGCGACCGTATTGGCGCAGGCCATGATTCACGAAGGGCTCAAGAATGTCACGGCCGGTGCCAACCCCATGGGCATTAAGCGGGGGATTGAATTGGCCGTCAACACCGCCGTGGCCGAAATCAAAAAAATTGCGAAACCCATCGAGGGCAAAGAGGCCATTACCCAGGTGGCGTCCATCTCGGCCAATGATGCCGAAATTGGCCGGTTGATTGCCGAAGCGATGGAAAAGGTCGGGGCGGACGGCGTCATCACCGTCGAAGAGTCCAAGACCACCGGGACCACGTTAGAGACGGTGGAAGGGATGCAATTTGACCGGGGTTACATTTCGCCCTACATGGTTACCGACACCGAAAAAATGGAAGCCGTGTTGAGTGACCCCTACATCTTGATTACCGACCGGAAGATTTCCGCTATCCAGGACCTGTTGCCGGTTTTGGAAAAAATCGTGCAACGGGGCAAGCCGTTGGTCATTATCGCCGAAGACGTCGAAGGGGAAGCGTTGGCGACATTGGTCGTCAACAAGTTGCGCGGCACGTTGACCGCCGTGGCAGTGAAGGCGCCGGGATTTGGTGACCGACGCAAGGCGATGTTGGAAGATATCGCGATTTTGACCGGCGGCCAAGTCATCTCGGAAGACATTGGCCTGAAGCTGGAAAATGTCACGCTGGACATGCTCGGGCAAGCGCGTCAGGTGAAAGTGGCCAAAGAAGAGACCACCATTGTGGACGGCCGCGGCAAAGACGAAGAGATTAAGAAGCGGATTCAAGTCATTAAGAAACAAATCGAAGACACCACGTCCGACTACGACCGCGAAAAACTGCAAGAGCGGTTGGCGAAACTTTCCGGTGGTGTGGCCGTAATCCAGGTCGGGGCGGCCACCGAAGTCGAGTTGAAAGAAAAGAAACTCCGCATTGAGGACGCCTTGTCGGCAACGCGGGCGGCCGTGGAAGAAGGGATTGTGCCCGGTGGTGGCACGGCGCTTCTGCGGGCTATTCCGGCATTGGAAGCCTTGAATGTGGAAGGCGACGACAAGATCGGGGTTAACATCGTGCGCCGGGCTTTGGAAGAACCCATTCGCCAAATCGCCCACAACGCCGGATTGGAAGGCTCCGTCATTGTGGAAATGGTGAAGAAAGAGTCGGGGACCATGGGATACGACGCCGCCAACAACCGTGTGGTGGACATGGTACAGGCTGGAATCGTCGACCCGGCTAAAGTGACCCGCTCCACGTTGCAAAATGCCGCGTCGATTGCGGCGATGCTCCTCACCACCGAGGCATTGGTGGCCGACAAACCGGAAAAGAAAGAGCCGATGCCGAACATGGGCGGCGGCATGAACGACATGATGATGTAA
- a CDS encoding adenylosuccinate lyase (PFAM: Lyase; Adenylosuccinate lyase C-terminus~TIGRFAM: adenylosuccinate lyase~COGs: COG0015 Adenylosuccinate lyase~InterPro IPR000362:IPR019468:IPR004769~KEGG: sth:STH2860 adenylosuccinate lyase~PFAM: Fumarate lyase; Adenylosuccinate lyase, C-terminal~SPTR: Adenylosuccinate lyase;~TIGRFAM: Adenylosuccinate lyase): MIDRYARPRLRELWSDLTRYQRWLLVEIYAVEAWEKLGHIPPGVAQRLRRATVDPARVEFYEARYHHDVLAFISAVAETVDAEDAKYIHFGLTSTDVVDTALSSLIVEALDIILEGLDALIEKVRQRAIENKWVPVMGRTHGMHAEPTSHGLKWALWWLELGRSRDRILRARQGMAVMKISGAVGNYANIPPAVEAYVGERLGLTPAPLSTQVLQRDRHAEVIAALAILGGTLDKMATEIRLSQRTEVGELEEPFASGQRGSSAMPHKRNPIKSEQISGLARLLRGYVVPALEDIPLWYERDISHSSVERVMLPDATTLADYMIHQMIRIVEGLTIRADRMRENIEKTGGLIFSGKVLLALVDQGMSRDDAYQVVQRNAMAALADPRQSFQERLREDPDVKARLSSDELEDLFRVEPYLAAIDAIYQRLGLEE, translated from the coding sequence GTGATTGATCGCTATGCCCGACCGCGTTTACGGGAGTTGTGGTCGGATCTCACCCGCTATCAACGCTGGTTATTGGTCGAAATTTATGCGGTGGAAGCTTGGGAAAAGCTCGGGCATATTCCGCCCGGGGTCGCGCAGCGTTTGCGTCGGGCGACGGTGGACCCTGCCCGGGTGGAGTTTTATGAAGCCCGCTACCATCATGATGTTTTGGCGTTTATTAGCGCCGTGGCGGAGACCGTGGACGCGGAAGACGCCAAATATATTCACTTCGGATTGACGTCCACCGATGTGGTGGATACGGCCCTGAGCTCTTTGATAGTCGAGGCGCTCGATATCATTTTGGAGGGATTGGACGCGCTCATCGAAAAGGTGCGGCAACGGGCGATTGAGAATAAGTGGGTGCCGGTGATGGGACGGACCCATGGCATGCATGCCGAGCCGACCAGTCATGGACTCAAATGGGCCTTGTGGTGGCTCGAGTTGGGCCGCAGTCGCGATCGGATTCTCCGGGCGCGGCAGGGCATGGCGGTGATGAAAATTTCGGGAGCGGTCGGGAACTATGCCAATATCCCGCCGGCCGTCGAAGCGTATGTGGGCGAGCGGCTGGGTTTGACTCCGGCACCGTTGTCGACGCAAGTGCTGCAACGCGATCGCCATGCCGAAGTCATTGCGGCGTTGGCGATTTTAGGGGGCACGCTCGACAAGATGGCCACCGAAATTCGGCTATCCCAGCGGACCGAGGTGGGGGAACTGGAAGAACCGTTTGCCAGTGGCCAACGGGGATCGTCGGCCATGCCGCATAAACGGAATCCAATCAAGTCTGAGCAAATCTCCGGGTTGGCCCGCCTTCTACGAGGCTATGTGGTACCCGCTTTGGAAGACATCCCCTTGTGGTATGAACGGGACATTTCCCATTCGTCGGTGGAGCGGGTGATGTTACCCGATGCCACCACGTTGGCCGATTATATGATTCACCAGATGATTCGGATCGTCGAAGGACTGACGATTCGTGCCGACCGGATGCGGGAAAACATCGAAAAAACCGGCGGCTTGATTTTTTCCGGCAAAGTGCTTTTGGCTTTAGTGGATCAAGGCATGTCGCGTGACGACGCATATCAGGTCGTTCAGCGGAATGCGATGGCCGCACTCGCGGATCCCCGGCAATCGTTTCAAGAGCGGCTTCGGGAGGATCCGGACGTCAAAGCGCGCTTGTCGTCCGACGAGCTCGAGGACCTTTTTCGGGTGGAACCCTATTTGGCGGCCATCGATGCTATCTATCAGCGGTTAGGACTGGAGGAATAG
- a CDS encoding transcriptional regulator, MerR family (PFAM: MerR family regulatory protein~COGs: COG0789 transcriptional regulator protein~InterPro IPR000551~KEGG: aar:Acear_0085 MerR family transcriptional regulator~PFAM: HTH transcriptional regulator, MerR~SMART: HTH transcriptional regulator, MerR~SPTR: Regulatory protein MerR), which yields MRDSEPVLFSIGEVRERTGLTERRIRYYETLHLLAPRRSEGNQRLYSQHDIERLLEIKRLLESGLSLKAIRERLDDRTPEVEWDAEAYFEGKRIAHGEAPRHRSLYPLRDRAQIIRRLSRDDETEEKH from the coding sequence ATGCGCGATAGTGAACCGGTATTATTCTCCATCGGGGAAGTCCGGGAACGAACTGGACTCACCGAGCGGCGCATCCGGTATTACGAAACATTGCATCTTTTGGCTCCGCGCCGCAGCGAGGGCAACCAGCGACTTTATTCTCAACATGATATCGAGCGCTTATTGGAGATTAAGCGTCTTTTGGAAAGCGGACTATCCCTGAAAGCGATTCGGGAGCGGCTCGATGACCGGACGCCCGAAGTGGAATGGGATGCCGAAGCGTATTTTGAAGGTAAGCGCATTGCCCATGGGGAAGCCCCTCGGCACCGATCGCTCTATCCTTTACGCGATCGGGCGCAAATCATTCGACGGCTATCCCGGGACGATGAAACGGAGGAGAAGCATTAG
- a CDS encoding phosphoribosylaminoimidazole-succinocarboxamide synthase (PFAM: SAICAR synthetase~TIGRFAM: phosphoribosylaminoimidazole-succinocarboxamide synthase~COGs: COG0152 Phosphoribosylaminoimidazolesuccinocarboxamide (SAICAR) synthase~HAMAP: Phosphoribosylaminoimidazole-succinocarboxamide synthase~InterPro IPR001636~KEGG: nde:NIDE1388 phosphoribosylaminoimidazole-succinocarboxamide synthase~PFAM: SAICAR synthetase~PRIAM: Phosphoribosylaminoimidazolesuccinocarboxamide synthase~SPTR: Phosphoribosylaminoimidazole-succinocarboxamide synthase;~TIGRFAM: SAICAR synthetase): protein MELLYEGKAKKVYRSEVPGQLIMEFKDDATAFNGQKRGQIADKGSVNAQMTARIFQWLMEKDIPTHLIRRLDDRHLLVRQLTMIGLEVVVRNGVAGSLSQRTGLPEGTAIDQPVLELYYKNDALGDPLINDDHVRLLHLASPQELAAIRRQAMQINEWLRPFFQERGILLVDFKLEFGWFEGQLMLGDEISPDTCRLWDSQTRERLDKDRFRRDLGGVEEAYQEILKRVMT, encoded by the coding sequence ATGGAATTGCTGTATGAGGGGAAAGCCAAAAAAGTCTACCGGTCAGAGGTTCCCGGCCAATTGATTATGGAGTTCAAAGACGACGCCACGGCTTTTAACGGCCAGAAGCGCGGCCAGATTGCTGACAAGGGGTCCGTCAATGCGCAGATGACCGCTCGGATCTTTCAGTGGCTTATGGAAAAGGATATCCCGACCCACTTGATTCGGCGGTTGGACGACCGCCATCTGTTAGTCCGGCAACTGACCATGATTGGATTGGAAGTGGTGGTCCGAAATGGGGTGGCCGGCTCATTAAGTCAGCGGACGGGGTTGCCGGAGGGGACCGCGATTGATCAACCGGTCTTGGAGCTTTATTACAAAAACGACGCGCTCGGCGATCCCTTGATTAACGATGACCATGTACGGTTGCTCCACTTGGCCAGCCCTCAAGAGTTAGCGGCGATTCGCCGGCAGGCGATGCAAATAAATGAGTGGCTACGGCCGTTTTTCCAGGAACGGGGCATTTTGCTCGTCGATTTCAAATTGGAATTCGGCTGGTTTGAAGGGCAACTGATGCTGGGCGACGAGATTTCTCCGGATACCTGCCGATTGTGGGATAGCCAGACTCGGGAACGGCTTGACAAGGATCGGTTCCGTCGCGATCTCGGCGGTGTCGAAGAGGCCTATCAAGAAATTTTGAAGCGGGTGATGACATAA
- a CDS encoding phosphoribosylformylglycinamidine synthase subunit I (PFAM: Glutamine amidotransferase class-I~TIGRFAM: phosphoribosylformylglycinamidine synthase I~COGs: COG0047 Phosphoribosylformylglycinamidine (FGAM) synthase glutamine amidotransferase domain~InterPro IPR010075~KEGG: sti:Sthe_1290 phosphoribosylformylglycinamidine synthase I~PRIAM: Phosphoribosylformylglycinamidine synthase~SPTR: Phosphoribosylformylglycinamidine synthase 1;~TIGRFAM: Phosphoribosylformylglycinamidine synthase I) — translation MKVAVVSFPGSNCDQDTVWALESLGVEVVPVWYTAPDVGSVDRVVLPGGFSYGDYLRSGALAAEAPVMDGIARRVENDRLPVLGICNGFQILTERGLLPGALRTNPDGKFRCGWETVKVVSENPLFPGIPAGTLWRLPIAHREGSYWATPEDLERLRQTGGLLFQYTDEEGRPTPEANPNGSIENIAGIAQGSVVGLMPHPERAMAVYLGSSDGQHFLRAWLGGQRG, via the coding sequence ATGAAAGTAGCCGTGGTCAGCTTCCCGGGATCCAATTGCGATCAGGATACCGTTTGGGCCCTGGAGTCGCTGGGAGTGGAGGTGGTGCCGGTTTGGTATACTGCGCCGGATGTGGGCTCCGTGGATCGCGTGGTGCTGCCCGGCGGGTTTTCTTACGGTGATTATCTCCGCAGTGGTGCCTTGGCGGCCGAGGCACCCGTGATGGACGGGATAGCCCGGCGGGTGGAAAATGATCGGCTGCCGGTGTTAGGCATTTGTAACGGATTTCAAATTCTCACCGAACGGGGGCTTTTGCCGGGGGCCCTGAGGACGAATCCGGACGGCAAATTTCGCTGTGGATGGGAAACCGTCAAGGTGGTCTCGGAAAACCCGCTATTTCCCGGCATTCCCGCGGGTACCCTTTGGCGCTTGCCGATTGCGCACCGGGAAGGTTCCTATTGGGCTACGCCGGAGGATTTGGAGCGCTTGCGGCAAACCGGTGGGCTTTTGTTTCAATACACGGATGAAGAGGGCCGACCGACTCCGGAAGCAAATCCCAACGGTTCGATCGAGAATATTGCCGGGATCGCCCAAGGTTCCGTCGTCGGGTTGATGCCGCATCCCGAACGGGCTATGGCGGTCTATTTAGGCTCGTCGGACGGACAACACTTTTTGCGGGCGTGGTTAGGAGGACAGAGAGGGTAA
- a CDS encoding 10 kDa chaperonin (PFAM: Chaperonin 10 Kd subunit~COGs: COG0234 Co-chaperonin GroES (HSP10)~HAMAP: Chaperonin Cpn10, subgroup~InterPro IPR020818:IPR001476~KEGG: afn:Acfer_1432 chaperonin Cpn10~PFAM: Chaperonin Cpn10~SPTR: 10 kDa chaperonin), protein MELRPLSDHVIIKPIVEEKTVAGIVLPDTAHDQLGRGEVVAVGSGRLLENGTRAQLEVHVGEVVLYAADAGMKVRLENQDYLLLRESDIMAVMAPAKVPA, encoded by the coding sequence GTGGAACTACGTCCATTAAGCGACCATGTGATCATTAAACCGATCGTCGAAGAAAAAACGGTAGCGGGGATTGTCCTGCCCGACACTGCGCATGATCAGCTGGGCCGAGGCGAAGTGGTGGCGGTTGGCAGTGGTCGGTTGTTGGAAAACGGAACCCGAGCCCAATTAGAAGTACATGTCGGCGAAGTTGTCTTGTATGCGGCCGATGCGGGCATGAAAGTACGCCTGGAAAACCAAGACTATCTTCTGCTGCGGGAGTCAGACATAATGGCCGTTATGGCCCCGGCTAAAGTGCCGGCGTAG
- a CDS encoding hypoxanthine phosphoribosyltransferase (PFAM: Phosphoribosyl transferase domain~TIGRFAM: hypoxanthine phosphoribosyltransferase~COGs: COG0634 Hypoxanthine-guanine phosphoribosyltransferase~InterPro IPR000836:IPR005904~KEGG: drm:Dred_2376 hypoxanthine phosphoribosyltransferase~PFAM: Phosphoribosyltransferase~PRIAM: Hypoxanthine phosphoribosyltransferase~SPTR: Hypoxanthine phosphoribosyltransferase;~TIGRFAM: Hypoxanthine phosphoribosyl transferase), whose product MQTLPGERLEVLLSARDIQARVEQLGRRITLDYQDKSLVLIGILKGSFVFVADLARAIDLPLAVDFMAVSSYGHATKSSGVVRILKDLDYSLDGKHVIVVEDIVDTGLTLNYIYGHVRSRGAMSVKICALLDKPARRQVAVPVHYKGFEIPDEFVVGYGLDVDERYRNLSDVCRLVRS is encoded by the coding sequence GTGCAAACGTTACCCGGTGAGCGGCTGGAGGTCTTGTTAAGTGCTCGAGACATCCAGGCGCGGGTGGAACAACTGGGGCGGCGAATTACGCTGGATTACCAGGACAAAAGTTTGGTCTTGATTGGCATCTTAAAGGGTTCTTTTGTATTCGTGGCCGATTTGGCGCGGGCCATCGACTTGCCTTTAGCCGTCGATTTTATGGCGGTCTCGTCGTATGGCCATGCGACGAAATCCTCGGGTGTGGTTCGGATATTGAAAGATTTGGATTACAGTTTAGACGGCAAACATGTGATTGTGGTCGAGGATATAGTAGACACCGGACTCACACTGAACTACATTTATGGCCATGTGCGATCGCGCGGCGCCATGAGCGTCAAGATTTGTGCCTTGTTAGATAAACCGGCCCGCCGACAAGTCGCGGTGCCCGTGCACTATAAAGGATTTGAAATCCCGGACGAATTTGTGGTGGGCTATGGGCTGGATGTCGATGAGCGCTATCGCAATTTAAGTGACGTCTGTCGGCTAGTAAGGAGTTAA
- a CDS encoding GMP synthase (glutamine-hydrolyzing) (PFAM: Glutamine amidotransferase class-I; GMP synthase C terminal domain; NAD synthase~TIGRFAM: GMP synthase (glutamine-hydrolyzing), C-terminal domain or B subunit; GMP synthase (glutamine-hydrolyzing), N-terminal domain or A subunit~COGs: COG0519 GMP synthase PP-ATPase domain/subunit~HAMAP: GMP synthase [glutamine-hydrolyzing]~InterPro IPR000991:IPR018317:IPR001674:IPR004739~KEGG: dau:Daud_1635 GMP synthase~PFAM: GMP synthase, C-terminal; Glutamine amidotransferase class-I, C-terminal; Queuosine synthesis-like~PRIAM: GMP synthase (glutamine-hydrolyzing)~SPTR: GMP synthase [glutamine-hydrolyzing];~TIGRFAM: GMP synthase, C-terminal; GMP synthase, N-terminal): MASHVIVLDFGAQYNQLIARRVREAEIFSEVLPGDTPAATIRDKGADAVILSGGPASVFEPGAPTMDPAVFELGIPVLGICYGMQLMAHLLGGRVIPAARQEYGRSRMTIQRMVPLLEGLSSPSTVWMSHGDIVESAPPGFQVLASTPTTPIAAMGDPARNLWAVQYHPEVHHTPEGQRLIENFLYRVAGLRPDWRPAEVIDQAVAQIRAEVGEGRALIALSGGVDSAVAGALAARAIGDRLTAVLIDHGLMRADEVDEIRSVFADQIDLHIVDASEQFFAALAGVTDPEAKRKIIGREFIRAFEATEQALGPREVLIQGTVYPDVIESGGGQARTIKSHHNVGGLPEDMRFRVVEPLRWLFKDEVRRIGTALGLPDRLVWRHPFPGPGLAVRIIGEVTREKVAIVRAADAIVRQEIDRAGLNRQVWQAFAVLLDIRAVGVMGDQRTYGYPLVVRAVESLDGMTADWVRLPPEVLDAIANRVVGEVPAVNRVVYDITSKPPGTIEWE; the protein is encoded by the coding sequence ATGGCTTCGCATGTCATTGTGTTGGATTTTGGTGCCCAATATAATCAACTGATTGCCCGACGGGTACGGGAAGCGGAAATTTTTTCGGAAGTGTTGCCGGGCGATACGCCGGCCGCGACTATCCGGGATAAAGGGGCCGACGCGGTGATTTTGTCGGGTGGCCCGGCCAGCGTGTTTGAACCGGGGGCGCCCACCATGGACCCGGCGGTATTCGAGTTGGGTATTCCGGTATTGGGGATTTGCTACGGGATGCAACTGATGGCGCATCTTTTGGGAGGGCGGGTCATTCCGGCCGCCCGGCAAGAATATGGGCGGTCCCGTATGACGATTCAGCGCATGGTGCCCTTGTTGGAGGGACTGTCTTCACCGTCGACGGTGTGGATGAGCCATGGCGATATCGTCGAGTCGGCCCCACCGGGATTTCAGGTTTTGGCGTCAACCCCGACCACGCCGATTGCGGCAATGGGAGATCCCGCCCGAAATTTATGGGCGGTGCAATACCATCCGGAAGTCCACCATACGCCCGAGGGTCAGCGCTTGATAGAAAACTTTTTATACCGGGTGGCCGGTCTTCGTCCCGATTGGCGTCCGGCGGAAGTGATTGATCAAGCGGTGGCCCAAATCCGAGCCGAGGTCGGGGAAGGCCGGGCTTTAATCGCCCTTTCGGGCGGCGTCGATTCGGCGGTTGCGGGCGCATTGGCGGCGCGCGCGATTGGCGATCGTTTGACGGCGGTTCTTATCGATCATGGGTTAATGCGGGCCGATGAAGTGGACGAGATCCGGAGCGTATTTGCCGATCAGATTGATTTACACATCGTGGATGCCTCGGAGCAATTTTTCGCGGCTTTAGCCGGGGTGACCGACCCCGAAGCCAAACGGAAAATTATCGGACGGGAGTTCATACGGGCTTTTGAAGCCACCGAACAGGCGCTTGGGCCTCGCGAGGTTTTAATCCAAGGGACGGTCTATCCCGATGTGATTGAATCGGGCGGTGGACAAGCCCGCACCATTAAATCCCATCACAATGTGGGGGGGCTGCCGGAGGATATGCGCTTTCGCGTGGTGGAACCCCTTCGGTGGCTATTTAAAGACGAAGTGCGGCGCATCGGCACGGCCCTTGGATTGCCCGATCGGCTAGTGTGGCGGCATCCGTTTCCCGGTCCCGGGCTCGCGGTGCGTATCATCGGGGAAGTGACCCGCGAGAAAGTGGCGATCGTACGGGCGGCCGATGCCATCGTGCGGCAGGAAATTGACCGGGCCGGGCTCAATCGCCAAGTGTGGCAGGCATTTGCTGTCTTGTTGGATATCCGCGCCGTCGGTGTGATGGGAGACCAGCGCACCTACGGTTATCCGCTCGTGGTGCGGGCGGTGGAAAGTTTAGACGGGATGACGGCCGATTGGGTACGATTACCGCCCGAGGTTCTGGATGCGATTGCTAATCGGGTTGTCGGTGAGGTGCCGGCGGTTAACCGGGTGGTCTACGATATCACGTCCAAGCCGCCCGGCACGATTGAGTGGGAATAA